The following coding sequences lie in one Apium graveolens cultivar Ventura chromosome 3, ASM990537v1, whole genome shotgun sequence genomic window:
- the LOC141714425 gene encoding uncharacterized protein LOC141714425 → MADERPDHFFSNEDLMADYGRKYKRKKVCPKNQENVNVNRNVVDCHRLSSLSAINTSYGGLSNSRPNSVHSSQTKYRSPMSTITNLCTPTSVMNIRETPKGNTIPVFRPRFDTRSIFGSTVLGSSLSNIANFDNSSHYAANQREEGGCSTQFIHLTGRGNMTAKNKVVSLNRHKPLPRKSKEVNPGFGRKLFEEEIVTDDEELNESDCGSMYGHVIDEDHDIDDPLFPLQQTNPRVRRRVVLEEYQSLGGPTAICSKCNARMWKEERVNKNVMKGTPIFFICCLKGAVKLPSIPHTPPYLLGLYNDPTKGPNFHRLSRLYNAMFAFTYSGGNIDHSINNGRAPYMYRLNGQNHHVLGSLIPNNKDSPKFCQLYIYDTINEVDNRLRWVNVQDRQIVDREVVQGLITMLDETNQLVDQFRQQRDLYESEEVVDLEITLKVIRSESGRDCHISSTDEVAGIMVGDTEDTCGERYIVVHDKIKGLVCVSYVHPKLTALQYPLLFPRGEDEFHPKIKFQKNDESKGKARGFLSMKDYYTYSFQVRDTDGLTPRLGGRLFQQYLVDAFSSIEQTRLWWFCTHQTTIRNELYNNICDLLSRGDVDTSNTGKGIIFPAGFIGSKRYMQQNFQDALAVCRFIGHPDIFLTMTCNPLWDEIQKMMEYLPGCIAPNCPDIISRVFRLKLDQLLVDIKTKKYFGVCNGVMYCARTTFDDSGFPIYMRRRQDITVEVRKIDLDNQWVVPYNLDLLSLRTVNGVIHSSFREACKEYGLLDDDKEWHKVLSQACTGGLPPQIRQLFVHIIVNCKVTNLKSLWLSRWRSMVEDILLKRRQLSGNSKLTLIDTQLQFYALEEIDDLLRSIGKSLKKYDQLPQPPSSYLNNGANNLIIEETSYDIHEMDSEHRKLLRDCGLFFVYGSGGCGKTFLWRTLICKLRSQGKIVLPVTSSGITATLMSGGRTAHSRFKIPIDLDEFSTCNISHDSNIAQLIKQTNLIIWDEVPMQYKYAFECLDRSLKDIMKAIDPARYEMSFGGITIVLGGDFRQILPVITYGDRGDIVAACITSEDLKLFAQWVLNIGNGQVPPPPNSNPLIENQILIPSRFCDLATENTVENMISSTFPNFSHYGTSSQYLSERAILTLTNQTVGQVNSVIVDMLPGESVCYLSVDSAEEFGGTDEDPNQPFPVEYLNSLNVTGLPYHDLKLKVGAVVMLIQNLNQILGLCNGTRMIITKYLKFCVECEVICGTFAGTKHYIP, encoded by the exons ATGGCTGATGAAAGGCCTGACCATTTTTTTTCTAATGAAGATCTCATGGCAGATTATGGCAGGAAGTATAAGAGAAAGAAAGTTTGCCCAAaaaatcaagagaatgtaaatgtaaATAGGAATGTTGTTGATTGTCATAGATTGTCTTCTCTGTCTGCCATTAATACGAGTTATG GTGGTTTGTCTAATTCTAGGCCAAATTCTGTTCATTCTTCCCAGACTAAGTACCGATCACCCATGTCAACGATAACGAATTTATGTACCCCAACCAGTGTGATGAACATTAGAGAAACACCTAAAG GAAATACTATTCCTGTGTTTAGGCCTAGATTCGATACTAGGAGCATCTTTGGTAGTACTGTGCTTGGAAGTTCTTTATCTAATATTGCAAACTTTGATAACTCTTCACATTATGCCGCAAATCAGAGAGAAGAGGGAG GTTGCAGTACTCAGTTTATTCACTTAACTGGGCGAGGAAATATGACTGCAAAGAATAAAGTTGTGTCCTTAAACCGACACAAACCTCTGCCAAGAAAATCCAAGGAGGTGAATCCTGGGTTTGGTCGAAAATTATTTGAAGAAGAGATTGTTACCGATGATGAAGAACTAA ATGAAAGTGACTGTGGGAGTATGTATGGTCATGTTATTGATGAAGACCATGATATTGACGACCCTCTGTTTCCTCTTCAGCAAACAAACCCACGTGTCCGTAGACGTGTGGTTCTGGAAGAGTATCAGTCTCTGGGTGGGCCTACTGCCATATGTTCAAAATGTAATGCTCGGATGTGGAAAGAGGAAAGGGTTAATAAAAATGTCATGAAAGGCACACCAATATTTTTTATTTGTTGTCTCAAAGGTGCAGTGAAGTTGCCTTCAATCCCTCATACTCCTCCTTACTTGCTAGGTTTGTATAATGATCCTACTAAAGGTCCAAATTTTCATAGATTGAGTCGTCTATACAATGCCATGTTTGCCTTCACGTATAGTGGTGGTAACATAGATCACTCCATAAACAATGGTAGAGCACCTTACATGTACAGATTAAATGGTCAAAATCATCATGTTTTGGGATCTTTAATACCGAATAACAAAGATTCCCCAAAATTTTGCCAGCTTTATATATATGACACTATTAATGAGGTTGATAACCGTCTTCGTTGGGTGAATGTACAAGATAGGCAGATTGTTGACAGAGAGGTTGTGCAGGGTCTTATAACCATGCTAGATGAAACAAATCAGTTGGTGGATCAGTTTAGGCAGCAGCGTGATCTGTATGAAAGCGAAGAAGTTGTTGATCTTGAGATTACATTGAAAGTAATTAGATCTGAAAGCGGTAGAGATTGTCACATATCCAGCACCGATGAGGTTGCTGGGATTATGGTTGGCGACACTGAAGATACGTGCGGGGAACGTTACATTGTTGTTCACGATAAAATCAAAGGTTTGGTTTGTGTCTCTTATGTACATCCAAAGCTGACGGCTTTACAGTATCCTTTACTTTTCCCTCGAGGAGAAGATGAATTTCACCCTAAAATCAAATTCCAGAAGAATGATGAAAGTAAAGGTAAAGCTCGTGGATTTTTATCAATGAAAGACTACTACACGTATTCTTTCCAAGTTAGAGACACTGATG GTTTGACTCCGAGGCTTGGTGGAAGACTATTCCAACAGTACTTGGTAGATGCATTTTCTTCTATTGAGCAGACACGGCTATGGTGGTTCTGCACTCATCAAACTACCATACGGAATGAATTATACAACAACATATGTGATTTATTAAGTAGAGGTGATGTTGATACCTCCAATACCGGTAAAGGTATCATATTTCCTGCTGGGTTTATTGGTTCAAAACGGTACATGCAACAAAATTTTCAAGACGCCTTAGCTGTATGTCGTTTCATTGGCCACCCGGATATATTTTTAACAATGACATGTAATCCATTATGGGATGAGATACAGAAGATGATGGAGTATCTTCCAGGTTGTATTGCTCCTAATTGTCCTGACATAATTTCCCGTGTTTTTAGATTGAAGCTTGATCAACTGTTGGTAGATATTAAGACCAAAAAATATTTTGGTGTTTGTAATGGAG TGAT GTACTGTGCACGAACTACTTTTGATGATAGTGGGTTCCCGATTTACATGCGACGCAGGCAAGACATTACAGTTGAGGTGCGGAAGATTGACTTGGACAACCAATGGGTTGTGCCATACAATCTTGATTTATTG TCTTTAAGGACTGTTAATGGTGTAATACACAGTTCTTTTCGTGAAGCCTGTAAAGAGTATGGTTTGTTGGATGATGATAAAGAATGGCATAAAGTATTATCTCAAGCATGTACCGGTGGCTTACCTCCCCAAATTCGTCAACTCTTTGTCCATATCATTGTTAATTGCAAAGTAACTAATTTGAAGAGTTTGTGGTTATCCCGCTGGAGAAGCATGGTTGAAGACATTTTATTGAAGCGACGCCAATTGTCTGGGAATAGCAAATTAACCCTTATTGACACACAATTGCAATTCTATGCTCTGGAAG AAATAGATGACTTGCTTAGGTCAATTGGGAAGTCTTTGAAGAAATATGACCAGTTACCGCAACCTCCCAGCAGTTATTTGAACAATGGAGCCAATAACTTGATTATCGAAGAAACAAGTTATGACATTCACGAGATGGACTCTGAGCATCGCAAATTACTGCGTGATT GCGGTTTATTTTTTGTTTATGGGAGCGGAGGCTGTGGGAAGACTTTTTTATGGAGAACTCTTATATGTAAGTTACGTTCCCAAGGTAAAATTGTTCTCCCTGTTACTTCCTCTGGCATAACTGCTACATTGATGTCTGGTGGTCGGACTGCGCACTCACGTTTCAAAATTCCAATAGATCTGGATGAATTTTCAACCTGTAATATTTCTCATGATTCAAACATTGCTCAACTTATCAAGCAAACAAACCTTATTATCTGGGACGAGGTGCCTATGCAATATAAATATGCTTTTGAGTGTTTAGACCGATCATTAAAGGATATTATGAAAGCTATTGATCCAGCACGCTATGAAATGTCATTTGGAGGCATAACGATTGTACTCGGTGGTGATTTTCGCCAAATTCTACCTGTGATAACATATGGTGATCGTGGAGACATTGTAGCAGCATGCATCACTAG TGAGGATTTGAAACTGTTTGCTCAATGGGTACTTAACATTGGTAATGGTCAAGTACCTCCACCTCCTAATTCGAATCCTCTGAttgaaaatcaaattttaattccTTCAAGATTCTGTGATTTGGCGACTGAAAATACTGTTGAGAATATGATATCAAGCACGTTTCCTAATTTCTCTCATTATGGCACCAGTTCACAGTATTTAAGTGAGAGAGCTATTCTGACTCTAACCAACCAAACTGTTGGGCAAGTAAATTCAGTTATTGTGGACATGCTTCCAGGTGAATCTGTATGCTACCTCAGTGTAGATTCTGCTGAGGAATTTGGTGGGACGGATGAAGACCCGAATCAACCATTCCCAGTGGAGTATTTGAACTCTTTAAATGTTACAGGATTGCCATATCATGATTTGAAGTTGAAAGTTGGTGCTGTTGTTATGCTTATACAAAATTTGAACCAAATATTAGGTTTATGTAATGGAACCAGGATGATAATTACCAAGTATTTGAAATTTTGTGTAGAGTGTGAGGTGATATGTGGGACATTTGCAGGCACTAAGCATTACATTCCATGA
- the LOC141714424 gene encoding uncharacterized protein LOC141714424, which translates to MGAHCACFNQEDFLPILEDISEDDYNDQQAEFIVKVSIDTLGVDKENCNARHVNCSGNMQSQVLQAYGTSDFAVVCLHVTIYFAVNQYNDVHGDIPRKRGRSRKDITVENIAGGKDLQFTRKRGRPKKYDNLVPLELVDPQTPGRPRKYSIDSSNTPQSIVKNYSGNGSNSGAHFNSFYHTPLLDITNVQGKCPPKQNRGRPLKYVEHSVVSADSIILNPTNQKNKSKSEKGMYNASPRDLNVEFQRSTPCEDYGGRSKKTDVVDDWNQRNCDDYENFDEMQNNNFWDCDIEDDFDSAELFYEFAECDGTEEDHQPSNLSHYGTDAIDLKSLPLCPEYNSLGPATIKCKFCNALMWNEERVNKRNVNADPLFSICCCKGQVTLPKIQPTPEYLHELYHDPVRGPKFLQNIRAYNSMVCMTSNGAQIDHSVNKSKGPWVYRILGLHYHQYGTLMPNDSRTPKFCQLYIYDTQNEIENRLKVVGQVNGNSIDRDVLQGILNMLDEVNPLVKKFRMARDRFEEDKIVDLKIFMKVHRSECGRENSMSNGDEVATLIVGDPTYTCGKRDILIHNKVLGLERISDLHPLMMSLQYPLLFPRGEDGFHEKIKYSNQNKVEGKKREYVSIKEFYSYQFQVRPDEGQTLRYGGRLFQQFVVDAFSSVEQSRLIWLSLNQDKLRSELYHNLRDIVSKDDLVAPSSVGKGYVLPSSFVGSARYMQQYFMDSLAICREIGYPAIFLTMTCNSQWVEIQEMLKHVPSKQPQDNPDLLARVFKLKLDQLYDDIKNKNCFGKCISEYQKRGLPHAHILVWLDKKSLSFLHSNIDKFVSAEIPDYKKDQYGYVAVKQFIMHGPCGAGSAGQVCGPCVPGRAAHGLNTRYCSTTIFDDCGFPVYKRRKTRYTVKCRGENLDNQWVVPYNRNLLVRATVLMKSSSDQDSNGQPVRKARNEIKIYLDGRYVCGPEACHRIFGFDIHHRSVPVERLSFHLPNQKSVSFKETDNLKKEACFTLGLLNDDKEWHEAFLENSSTAFPIQLRHMFVHIITNCNVSDIWKLWNSHWEPMSDDILRKRRELTGVPSLTLTQEELEYYTLAEIEILLNSIGKSLQYFPSMPMPPASYLERNRNRLIVEETSYDIVEMCHEHNKLFFQLNEEQMNVYHAILDSISTKVGGIFFVYGSGGCGKTFLWNTIITKLRSNRKIMLPVASSGIAATLLPDGRTAHSRFKIPLKLDDTSMCSIAQNSDIAELLKRTSLIIWDEAPMQGRYAFECLDRTLRDIMKYVSVDRGEKLFGGITMLLGGDFRQILPVVPKGSRTDIVGACITSSPLWCQCKLFKLVRNMRLNVGNTDEEKIRRNKFCQWVLDIGDGKAGNVVDSCTESDFTIDVPPEFRILSDSATIDDLIKHTYPYLETNFMDLIYLQKRAILTPRNKVVDHVNKLILDKIPGECYSYKSADSVRTVTNDDDDDLSATFPVEYLNSIKVPGLPPHDLVLKEGLVVMLLRNMNQSLGLCNGTRMIVHKCLKHTILCEIMTGQFGGVRHIIPRIELCPTDTTLPFNLIRVQFPVQVCFAMTINKSQGQSLDHVGLYLPEFVFCHGQYYVAVSRVTCPDGLIMLIEKPEGGTTSTTKNVVYEEVFYDLES; encoded by the exons ATGGGAGCACACTGTGCTTGCTTTAATCAAGAAGATTTTCTACCAATTTTAGAAGATATCTCAGAAGATGACTACAATGATCAACAAGCTGAATTCATAGTCAAAGTATCTATTGATACTTTGGGAGTG GATAAGGAGAATTGTAATGCTAGGCATGTGAATTGTAGTGGGAACATGCAATCTCAGGTGTTGCAGGCATATG GTACATCTGATTTTGCAGTGGTATGTCTTCATGTTACCATATATTTTGCAGTG AATCAATACAATGATGTCCATGGAGATATACCACGAAAAAGGGGAAGATCAAGAAAAGATATTACTGTAGAAAATATTGCAG GTGGCAAAGATTTACAGTTCACAAGAAAGCGTGGTAGAcctaaaaaatatgataatttgGTTCCACTTGAATTAGTTGATCCACAAACACCTGGAAGACCAAGAAAATATTCAATTGACTCTTCAAATACTCCTCAATCTATTGTAAAAAATTATAGTGGCAATGGAAGTAATTCAG GTGCTCATTTCAACAGTTTTTACCATACTCCATTATTGGATATTACGAATGTACAAG GGAAATGTCCTCCAAAACAAAACCGCGGAAGGCCACTGAAATATGTTGAACACTCTGTTGTTTCAGCTGATTCCATAATTTTAAATCCCACAAACCAGAAGAATAAATCAAAGAGTGAAAAGGGAATGTATAATGCCAGTCCTCGTGATCTGAATGTAGAATTTCAGAGATCTACTCCATGTGAAG ATTATGGAGGCCGTTCAAAGAAAACGGATGTAGTTGATGACTGGAACCAGCGTAATTGTGATGActatgaaaattttg ATGAAATGCAGAATAATAATTTTTGGGACTGTGACATTGAAGACGACTTTGATAGTGCTGAATTGTTTTATGAATTTGCTGAATGTGATGGTACTGAGGAAGATCATCAACCGAGTAATCTAAGTCATTATGGTACGGATGCTATTGACCTAAAAAGTTTGCCACTATGCCCTGAATACAATAGTCTTGGTCCTGCCACGATAAAATGTAAATTTTGCAATGCACTGATGTGGAATGAGGAGCGTGTAAACAAGAGAAATGTTAATGCGGATCCTTTATTTTCTATTTGTTGTTGCAAAGGACAAGTTACACTTCCAAAGATACAACCAACGCCGGAGTACTTACATGAATTGTACCATGATCCAGTACGAGGTCCTAAATTTTTGCAAAATATCCGTGCATACAACTCCATGGTATGTATGACTTCTAATGGTGCCCAGATTGATCATTCAGTCAATAAATCAAAGGGACCATGGGTTTATAGAATTCTTGGACTGCACTACCATCAGTATGGTACTTTGATGCCTAATGATTCAAGAACTCCAAAGTTTTGTCAGCTTTATATTTATGACACACAAAATGAAATAGAGAATCGACTCAAAGTTGTTGGTCAGGTGAATGGGAATTCTATTGATCGAGATGTATTGCAGGGAATTCTTAACATGCTTGATGAAGTTAATCCTCTGGTTAAAAAGTTTCGTATGGCTCGAGATCGGTTTGAAGAAGATAAAATTGTTGATTTGAAGATATTCATGAAGGTTCACCGTTCTGAATGTGGACGTGAAAATAGTATGAGTAATGGTGATGAAGTTGCTACATTGATAGTTGGTGATCCCACTTATACGTGTGGAAAGCGTGACATTCTAATACATAATAAAGTACTTGGTTTGGAGCGAATAAGTGATTTGCATCCTTTAATGATGTCATTACAGTATCCTTTGTTATTCCCGCGTGGCGAAGATGGGTTCCATGAAAAGATTAAATATTCCAATCAGAATAAAGTTGAAGGAAAGAAACGAGAGTATGTGTCTATTAAAGAATTCTACTCATACCAGTTTCAGGTCAGGCCAGATGAAG GCCAAACATTGAGGTATGGAGGGAGATTGTTCCAACAATTTGTTGTTGATGCTTTCTCTTCTGTTGAACAGTCTAGACTTATTTGGTTATCCCTCAATCAAGATAAGTTGAGAAGTGAACTTTATCATAATCTACGTGACATTGTCTCAAAAGATGATTTGGTTGCACCATCTTCTGTTGGTAAAGGATATGTTCTTCCTTCTTCTTTCGTTGGTTCAGCGCGATACATGCAACAATATTTTATGGACTCTCTAGCTATATGTCGTGAAATTGGTTATCCTGCTATTTTTTTGACAATGACGTGTAACTCACAGTGGGTTGAGATTCAAGAAATGTTAAAACATGTTCCTTCAAAACAGCCCCAAGACAATCCTGATTTGTTGGCTAGAGTTTTCAAGTTGAAACTTGATCAGCTATATGATGATATTAAAAACAAAAATTGCTTTGGAAAATGTATTTCAG AATATCAGAAAAGAGGCCTCCCACATGCTCATATATTGGTATGGCTTGATAAGAAATCATTGTCTTTTCTCCATTCCAACATTGACAAGTTTGTCAGTGCTGAAATTCCTGACTATAAGAAGGATCAGTATGGATATGTCGCTGTAAAACAATTTATAATGCATGGCCCGTGTGGTGCTGGTAGTGCTGGCCAAGTGTGCGGTCCGTGCGTGCCGggccgggccgcacacgggttGAACACTCG gTATTGTTCAACTACCATTTTTGATGATTGTGGTTTCCCAGTTTATAAAAGAAGAAAGACAAGATATACAGTAAAATGTCGAGGAGAAAATTTGGATAACCAGTGGGTGGTGCCATATAACCGTAATTTATTAGTCCG GGCTACTGTTTTGATGAAATCATCTTCGGATCAGGATAGTAATGGCCAGCCTGTAAGAAAAGCaagaaatgaaattaaaatatACTTAGATGGAAG GTATGTGTGTGGTCCTGAAGCGTGCCACAGGATATTTGGCTTTGATATTCACCATAGAAGTGTTCCTGTTGAGCGTCTTTCTTTCCATCTTCCTAATCAGAAGAGTGTATCATTTAAAGAAACCGACAATCTGAAGAAA GAAGCATGTTTTACATTGGGACTGCTTAATGATGATAAGGAATGGCATGAAGCATTTTTAGAAAATTCCAGTACTGCATTTCCTATTCAGTTGCGACATATGTTTGTTCATATCATAACTAATTGTAATGTGTCCGACATTTGGAAACTTTGGAACAGTCATTGGGAACCTATGTCAGATGATATATTGAGGAAACGGAGGGAACTAACAGGTGTTCCTTCATTGACATTGACACAAGAAGAACTTGAATATTATACTCTTGCAG AGATTGAGATTCTACTTAATTCGATAGGGAAGTCTCTTCAATACTTTCCTTCAATGCCAATGCCTCCTGCTTCTTATTTAGAGAGAAACAGAAATCGGCTTATTGTTGAGGAGACGAGTTATGACATAGTAGAAATGTGTCATGAGCACAACAAATTATTTTTCCAGTTGAATGAAGAACAGATGAATGTCTATCATGCAATTCTTGATTCAATCAGTACGAAAGTCGGCGGTATTTTTTTTGTGTATGGAAGTGGCGGATGTGGGAAAACTTTTTTGTGGAATACAATTATTACAAAGTTACGTTCTAATCGGAAAATTATGTTGCCGGTTGCTTCATCTGGAATAGCTGCTACTTTGTTGCCTGATGGTAGGACTGCTCATTCTCGATTCAAGATACCTTTGAAATTAGATGATACAAGTATGTGTTCAATTGCCCAAAATTCTGATATTGCGGAATTATTGAAGCGGACAAGTCTTATTATATGGGATGAAGCTCCAATGCAAGGAAGGTATGCATTTGAATGTTTAGATCGTACTCTTCGTGATATCATGAAATATGTATCTGTAGATAGGGGTGAGAAACTATTTGGTGGTATTACCATGTTATTGGGTGGTGATTTCAGGCAAATATTACCAGTTGTTCCAAAAGGTTCTAGGACTGATATTGTAGGTGCCTGTATTACGTCATCTCCATTGTGGTGTCAATGTAAATTGTTTAAGTTAGTAAGAAATATGAGATTAAATGTTGGTAATACTGATGAAGAGAAAATACGGAGGAACAAATTCTGTCAGTGGGTTTTGGATATTGGTGATGGGAAGGCAGGAAATGTTGTAGATAGTTGTACAGAATCTGACTTTACGATTGATGTTCCTCCAGAATTTCGCATACTATCTGATTCTGCAACAATTGATGATTTAATTAAACATACATATCCTTATTTGGAGACAAATTTTATGGACCTTATATATCTTCAAAAAAGAGCCATATTGACTCCTAGGAATAAAGTTGTCGATCATGTCAATAAGTTGATTCTTGATAAAATTCCTGGAGAGTGTTATTCCTACAAAAGTGCAGATTCTGTGAGGACTGTTACTAATGACGATGATGATGATTTGAGTGCAACATTCCCTGTAGAGTACCTGAACTCGATAAAGGTACCTGGCCTTCCACCTCATGATTTAGTTTTGAAAGAAGGACTTGTGGTAATGCTGCTTAGGAATATGAATCAAAGTTTAGGTCTCTGCAATGGAACACGAATGATAGTACATAAATGCCTGAAGCATACCATTCTTTGCGAGATTATGACTGGGCAGTTTGGTGGAGTTAGGCACATCATCCCTCGCATTGAACTGTGCCCAACTGATACAACCCTTCCTTTCAATCTCATTCGAGTCCAGTTCCCCGTTCAAGTTTGTTTTGCCATGACCATCAATAAGTCTCAAGGCCAGTCACTAGACCATGTTGGTTTGTATCTTCCAGAATTTGTTTTCTGTCATGGACAGTATTATGTAGCTGTTAGTCGTGTTACTTGTCCAGATGGCTTGATCATGTTAATTGAGAAACCAGAAGGAGGAACAACATCAACTACAAAGAATGTAGTTTATGAAGAAGTTTTTTATGATCTAGAATCTTGA